A region of Lycium barbarum isolate Lr01 chromosome 1, ASM1917538v2, whole genome shotgun sequence DNA encodes the following proteins:
- the LOC132641417 gene encoding protein disulfide-isomerase yields MGIRVWIWLFVCVLALVGSQCYGSESEEKEFVVTLDHSNFSDFVGRHKFVVVEFYAPWCGHCKKLAPEYEKAAQVLSQNDPPVVLAKVDANEEQNKILASEFEIRGFPTIKILRYGGSVVQDYKGPREADGIVSYVKKQSGPASTEIKSSEDANAFIDANKIIIVGVFPEFSGEKFENFTAAAERLRSDYDFAHTSDAKLLPRGDSSVSGPVVRLFKPFDELFLDFQEFDVDALAKFVEEASIPTVTVFNKDPNNHPFVIKFFNSPNAKAMLFVNFSNDQIDTFKSKYQEVAEQFKGKDISFLIGDVEASQGAFQYFGLKEDQVPLIIIQTSDGEKYLKPNVEPDHIASWVKEFKDGKVKPFKKSEPIPEVNSEPVKVVVADSFQDMVFNSAKNVLIEFYAPWCGHCKQLAPILDEVAVSFENDADVMIAKIDATANDIPQGTFEVQGYPTLYFKSASGKISLHEGDRTKEGIIDFIQKNRDKAAEQDARKEEL; encoded by the exons atggggaTTAGGGTTTGGATTTGGTTATTTGTGTGTGTTTTGGCATTGGTAGGATCGCAATGTTACGGTTCTGAGAGCGAAGAAAAGGAGTTCGTTGTGACTTTAGATCACTCCAATTTCTCTGATTTTGTAGGTCGACACAAATTCGTCGTCGTTGAGTTCTACGCCCCTTG GTGTGGTCATTGCAAGAAACTTGCTCCAGAA TATGAGAAAGCAGCACAAGTTTTAAGTCAGAATGATCCACCAGTTGTTCTGGCCAAAGTTGATGCCAATGAGGAGCAAAACAAAATTCTCGCTAGTGAGTTCGAGATAAGAGGTTTCCCCACAATTAAGATCTTGAGGTATGGAGGTAGCGTTGTTCAAGATTACAAAGGACCACGTGAGGCAGACGGTATTGTCTCTTACGTGAAGAAACAAAGTGGCCCTGCTTCTACTGAAATTAAATCTTCTGAGGATGCAAATGCTTTTATAGATGCCAATAAGATCATTATC GTTGGGGTCTTTCCGGAGTTCTCTGGCGAGAAATTTGAGAATTTCACAGCTGCGGCTGAGAGATTGCGTTCTGACTATGATTTTGCTCATACTTCTGATGCTAAACTCCTTCCTCGTGGGGATTCATCAGTTTCTGGCCCTGTTGTTAGGCTATTCAAGCCCTTTGATGAACTTTTTCTAGATTTCCAG GAGTTCGATGTGGATGCCCTGGCAAAGTTTGTCGAAGAAGCAAGTATTCCTACTGTGACTGTTTTTAACAAGGACCCCAACAACCATCCATTTGTTATTAAATTCTTCAACAGTCCAAACGCCAAG GCTATGTTGTTTGTAAACTTCAGCAATGACCAAATTGATACTTTCAAATCCAAGTATCAAGAAGTTGCTGAGCAGTTCAAAGGCAAGGACATTAGTTTCCTAATTGGTGATGTTGAGGCCAGTCAAGGTGCCTTCCAG TACTTTGGACTCAAAGAGGATCAGGTACCTCTAATCATCATACAGACAAGTGATGGAGAGAAGTATCTCAAACCAAATGTTGAGCCTGATCACATTGCTTCATGGGTTAAGGAGTTTAAG GACGGCAAGGTGAAACCTTTCAAAAAATCAGAACCTATCCCAGAGGTTAACAGTGAACCTGTTAAAGTTGTGGTTGCTGACAGCTTCCAGGATATGGTTTTCAACTCTGCGAAGAATG TACTTATTGAGTTCTACGCCCCTTGGTGTGGACACTGCAAGCAGTTGGCCCCGATCCTTGATGAAGTGGCTGTCTCGTTCGAAAATGATGCAGATGTTATGATTGCCAAAATT GATGCTACTGCTAATGATATTCCACAGGGAACTTTTGAGGTGCAAGGTTATCCTACTCTTTATTTCAAGTCAGCAAGTGGAAAGATCTCGCTGCATGAAGGTGACAGGACCAAGGAAGGCATTATTGACTTTATCCAGAAGAATCGGGATAAAGCTGCGGAGCAAGATGCGAGAAAAGAGGAGCTATAA